A part of Streptomyces sp. NBC_01210 genomic DNA contains:
- a CDS encoding sterol desaturase family protein produces the protein MPNLPDVVLWSIPAFVLLSVLEMVTVRLHPDEDAAGYDARDAATSVGMGLGSLVFDFLWKIPIVAIYTAVYELTPARVPVLWWTILLMLLAQDFFYYWSHRGHHVIRILWACHVVHHSSRKFNLTTALRQPWTSLTAWPFYLPLIACGVHPAALAFCSSANLVYQFWVHTERIDKLPRPFEYVLNTPSHHRVHHASQGGYLDRNFGGILIVWDRLFGSFTPETERPVFGLTKNIETSNPLRVATHEYAAIARDVRAAGTWSERAGRVFCGPGWQPEPRTPAAATAPESGIPAAAAAPEHAA, from the coding sequence ATGCCGAACCTGCCCGATGTCGTGCTGTGGTCGATACCCGCCTTCGTGCTGCTCAGCGTCCTGGAGATGGTGACCGTCCGCCTCCATCCGGACGAGGACGCCGCCGGATACGACGCCAGGGACGCCGCCACCAGCGTCGGCATGGGGCTCGGCAGTCTCGTCTTCGACTTCCTGTGGAAGATCCCCATCGTCGCGATCTACACCGCGGTCTACGAGCTCACCCCCGCGCGCGTCCCCGTCCTGTGGTGGACGATCCTGCTGATGCTGCTCGCGCAGGACTTCTTCTACTACTGGTCCCACCGCGGCCACCACGTCATCCGGATCCTGTGGGCCTGCCATGTCGTGCACCACTCGAGCCGGAAGTTCAACCTCACCACGGCGCTGCGCCAGCCCTGGACGAGTCTGACGGCCTGGCCGTTCTATCTGCCGCTCATCGCGTGCGGTGTGCATCCGGCCGCGCTCGCCTTCTGCTCGTCCGCCAACCTCGTGTACCAGTTCTGGGTGCACACCGAGCGGATCGACAAGCTGCCGCGGCCCTTCGAGTACGTACTGAACACGCCCTCCCACCACCGGGTGCACCACGCCTCCCAGGGCGGCTATCTGGACCGGAACTTCGGCGGGATCCTGATCGTCTGGGACCGGCTCTTCGGGTCGTTCACGCCCGAGACCGAGCGGCCCGTGTTCGGGCTCACCAAGAACATCGAGACCTCCAACCCGCTGCGGGTCGCCACGCATGAGTACGCGGCGATCGCCCGGGACGTACGGGCCGCGGGCACCTGGAGCGAGCGGGCCGGGCGGGTCTTCTGCGGACCCGGCTGGCAGCCGGAGCCCCGGACTCCGGCGGCGGCTACCGCGCCGGAGTCGGGGATCCCGGCGGCGGCTGCCGCGCCGGAGCACGCCGCGTGA
- a CDS encoding amidohydrolase family protein — translation MTERVSGRVSNRVAARYTVISADCHAGADLLDYKPYLEKRYHDDFDAWAATYINPYEDLLADTADRNWNSDRRMAELEADGIVAEVVFPNTIPPFFPSASLMAPAPTREQYEQRWAGLRAHNRWLADFCAAAPGRRAGVAQILLNDVEKAVREIHRIKEAELTGGILLPGTPPGSGLPELYSQTYDPIWAVCAELGLPVNHHGGSASPPLGEEPAARAVFMVETTWFSHRALWHLIFGGAFRRHPELKLVLTEQGSGWIPGVLDMLDYYHSRLVAAATKAATAESKFGAGLAASMGKGPSEVWRDNCFVGASFMRPHEVPLRDRIGLDKIMWGSDYPHDEGTAPYSREGLRIAYAGLPRDEVAAMAGGNAARVYGFDLGLLDPIAAKVGPTVEEIAEPLAEIPAGATSPAFARGGSVRVW, via the coding sequence ATGACGGAGCGCGTGTCGGGACGGGTGTCGAACCGCGTGGCGGCCCGCTACACCGTCATCTCCGCCGACTGCCATGCCGGGGCCGATCTCCTCGACTACAAGCCGTACTTGGAGAAGAGGTACCACGACGACTTCGACGCCTGGGCGGCCACGTACATCAATCCGTACGAGGATCTCCTCGCCGACACGGCCGACCGCAACTGGAACTCGGACCGGCGGATGGCCGAGCTGGAGGCGGACGGCATCGTCGCCGAGGTCGTCTTCCCCAACACCATCCCGCCCTTCTTCCCCAGCGCCTCGCTGATGGCCCCGGCGCCGACGCGCGAACAGTACGAACAGCGCTGGGCCGGACTGCGCGCCCACAACCGCTGGCTCGCCGACTTCTGCGCGGCGGCCCCCGGGCGCCGGGCGGGCGTCGCGCAGATTCTGCTCAACGACGTGGAAAAGGCCGTCCGTGAGATCCACCGGATCAAGGAGGCGGAACTCACCGGGGGGATCCTGCTGCCCGGTACGCCGCCGGGCTCGGGCCTGCCCGAGCTGTACTCGCAGACGTACGACCCGATCTGGGCGGTCTGCGCCGAGCTCGGCCTACCGGTCAACCACCACGGCGGCTCGGCGTCCCCGCCGCTGGGCGAAGAACCGGCGGCCCGCGCGGTGTTCATGGTGGAGACCACCTGGTTCTCGCACCGGGCCCTGTGGCACCTGATCTTCGGCGGCGCCTTCCGCCGCCACCCGGAGCTGAAACTGGTCCTCACCGAACAGGGCTCCGGCTGGATTCCGGGCGTGCTCGACATGCTGGACTACTACCACTCGCGCCTGGTGGCCGCGGCGACGAAGGCCGCCACCGCCGAGTCCAAGTTCGGTGCCGGGCTTGCCGCTTCGATGGGCAAAGGCCCCAGCGAGGTCTGGCGCGACAACTGCTTTGTCGGCGCGAGCTTCATGCGCCCGCACGAGGTGCCGCTGCGGGACCGGATCGGCCTCGACAAGATCATGTGGGGCAGCGACTATCCGCACGACGAAGGCACTGCTCCGTACTCCCGCGAAGGCCTCCGCATCGCCTACGCGGGTCTGCCGAGGGACGAGGTCGCGGCGATGGCCGGCGGCAACGCCGCGCGTGTGTACGGCTTCGACCTCGGCCTCCTCGACCCGATCGCGGCGAAGGTCGGTCCGACGGTCGAGGAGATCGCCGAGCCCCTGGCAGAGATACCGGCCGGCGCGACGAGCCCCGCGTTCGCGCGGGGCGGGTCGGTGCGCGTCTGGTGA
- a CDS encoding CoA transferase: MAHTSLSGTPASGRSSSGRSSAGTAHAWAALGGDPALLDRVRYEGTGGLPAQLPVMELARSCVAVCALAAAELAARRTGGRVPAVRVDDGAVTAAFHSDRLVRVDGVAPTTFAPLSRFWRAGDGWVRTHANYPHHRARLLAALGLPGDAGVEAVAAEIGGRRAAEVEETVYAAGGLAVAARTPEEWAAHEQGSRAAAHPLLTIAPVHERDEQPPRTLPELTGETLLPAAGLRVLDLTRVLAGPVATRTLALLGADVLRIDAPGLPESQEAHNDTGMGKRSTRMDLGDRVGDRRIFEELLESADVVVLGYRPGALDQFKGMTADALAVRNPGLVIAQLSAWGRYGPWAERRGFDSLVQVATGIAAIEGGKGQPGALPAQALDHGTGYLLAAGVLRALTEQHDEGRARLVRLSLTQTAAWLMNRLTKDPAEEAKETEKSGAYDSERWLTETDSPMGRLRHALPPVSFAGGPANWSRPPGFWGSDAPEWR, from the coding sequence ATGGCTCACACATCCTTGAGCGGTACGCCTGCGAGCGGTCGGTCTTCGAGCGGTCGGTCGTCGGCCGGTACGGCCCACGCGTGGGCGGCGCTCGGCGGCGATCCCGCGCTCCTCGACCGCGTCCGGTACGAAGGCACGGGCGGGCTGCCCGCCCAACTGCCCGTCATGGAGCTGGCCCGCTCCTGCGTGGCGGTCTGCGCACTGGCCGCCGCCGAGCTCGCCGCGCGCCGCACCGGCGGCCGGGTCCCGGCCGTCCGGGTCGACGACGGAGCGGTGACCGCGGCATTCCACAGCGACCGGCTGGTGCGGGTCGACGGCGTGGCACCGACGACCTTCGCTCCGCTGTCCCGCTTCTGGCGGGCGGGCGACGGCTGGGTCCGTACGCACGCCAACTACCCGCACCACCGGGCCCGGTTGCTGGCCGCGCTCGGGCTGCCCGGCGACGCGGGCGTGGAGGCCGTCGCCGCCGAGATCGGCGGGCGCCGGGCCGCGGAGGTCGAGGAGACGGTGTACGCGGCCGGTGGTCTCGCCGTGGCCGCCCGTACGCCCGAGGAGTGGGCGGCGCACGAGCAGGGATCGCGGGCCGCCGCGCACCCGCTGCTGACGATCGCGCCGGTCCATGAGCGCGACGAGCAACCACCGCGCACCTTGCCGGAGTTGACGGGCGAGACCCTGCTCCCGGCCGCCGGGCTGCGGGTCCTGGATCTCACCCGGGTGCTCGCCGGGCCGGTCGCCACCCGCACTCTCGCCCTGCTCGGCGCGGATGTGCTGCGGATCGACGCTCCCGGGCTGCCGGAGAGCCAGGAGGCGCACAACGACACGGGCATGGGGAAGCGGTCGACCCGGATGGACCTGGGCGACCGGGTGGGCGATCGGCGGATCTTCGAGGAACTGCTGGAGAGCGCCGATGTGGTGGTGCTGGGCTACCGTCCCGGCGCGCTGGACCAGTTCAAGGGAATGACGGCCGACGCGCTCGCCGTACGCAACCCGGGGCTGGTGATCGCGCAGCTCTCCGCGTGGGGCCGGTACGGGCCGTGGGCCGAACGACGCGGCTTCGACAGTCTGGTGCAGGTGGCGACCGGTATCGCCGCGATCGAGGGCGGTAAGGGACAGCCCGGCGCGCTGCCCGCCCAGGCGCTGGACCACGGCACCGGATATCTGCTGGCGGCCGGGGTACTGCGCGCGCTCACCGAGCAGCACGACGAGGGCAGGGCCCGGCTGGTGCGGCTCTCCCTCACCCAGACGGCGGCCTGGCTGATGAACCGGCTCACGAAGGATCCGGCCGAGGAGGCCAAGGAGACCGAGAAGTCTGGTGCGTACGACTCCGAGCGGTGGCTCACGGAGACGGACAGCCCCATGGGCCGACTGCGGCACGCCCTGCCGCCGGTCTCCTTCGCCGGCGGCCCGGCCAACTGGTCACGCCCACCCGGCTTTTGGGGGTCGGACGCGCCCGAGTGGCGCTGA
- a CDS encoding S8 family peptidase has protein sequence MAHLGSRRRRALALPAGLALTASLGFLPAGAASAAPVDEVPAAVVTDGPKLSYVVNVKGGQGTAKSVKKAIAKAGGSVVIAYDRIGVIVVHSQNPDFAKTIRQVRGVASAGATRTAPIAAASDTSINSERPLTAQEAKTAAAQAESGQDPLEPLQWDLPAIKADKAHEKTLGSKKVTVAVIDTGVDDTHPDLAPNFNANASANCVSGKPDTTPGSWRPAAGESDHGTHVAGTIAAAKNGIGVTGVAPGVRVAGIKVATTAGFFYTESVVCGFVWAAEHGVDVTNNSYYTDPWLFNCKNDPDQGALVEAVTRATRYAERKGTVNVAAAGNSRMDLAVDEITDTTSPNDTTPVERVINPRECLDIPSQLPGVVTVTALGAKGLKASYSNYGLGMVDISAPGGDSTAFQKPDAPATDGRILSTLPGGKYGYKAGTSMASPHVAGVVALIKSKHPHASAAQVKALLYAEADDTACTNPYDINGDGTVDAVCEGGKRNNGFYGTGVADALDAVRR, from the coding sequence ATGGCTCATCTGGGATCCAGACGGCGGCGCGCACTCGCCCTGCCCGCAGGTCTGGCGCTCACGGCCTCGCTCGGCTTCCTTCCCGCGGGAGCCGCCTCGGCAGCCCCGGTGGACGAGGTACCCGCCGCGGTGGTGACCGACGGCCCGAAGCTGTCGTACGTCGTGAACGTCAAGGGCGGGCAAGGCACCGCCAAGTCGGTCAAGAAGGCGATAGCCAAGGCCGGCGGTTCGGTGGTGATCGCCTACGACCGGATCGGCGTCATCGTCGTCCACTCGCAGAACCCGGACTTCGCCAAGACGATCCGCCAGGTCAGGGGCGTCGCCTCGGCCGGCGCGACGCGTACCGCGCCGATCGCCGCCGCGAGCGACACCTCGATCAACTCCGAGCGCCCGCTCACCGCCCAGGAGGCGAAGACCGCGGCGGCGCAGGCCGAGTCGGGGCAGGACCCGCTCGAGCCGCTCCAGTGGGACCTGCCCGCCATCAAGGCGGACAAGGCTCACGAGAAGACGCTGGGCAGCAAGAAGGTCACGGTCGCGGTCATCGACACGGGTGTCGACGACACGCACCCCGACCTCGCGCCCAACTTCAACGCCAACGCGTCGGCCAACTGCGTGAGCGGCAAGCCGGACACCACACCCGGCTCCTGGCGGCCGGCCGCCGGCGAGAGCGACCACGGCACGCATGTCGCGGGCACGATCGCCGCGGCCAAGAACGGTATCGGCGTCACCGGTGTCGCGCCGGGCGTCAGGGTCGCCGGCATCAAGGTGGCGACCACGGCCGGATTCTTCTACACCGAGTCGGTCGTCTGCGGCTTCGTCTGGGCCGCCGAGCACGGCGTCGATGTGACCAACAACAGCTACTACACCGACCCGTGGCTGTTCAACTGCAAGAACGACCCCGACCAGGGGGCCCTCGTCGAGGCCGTCACCCGCGCCACGCGGTACGCCGAGCGCAAGGGCACCGTGAACGTCGCCGCGGCCGGCAACTCCAGGATGGACCTCGCCGTCGACGAGATCACGGACACCACGAGCCCGAACGACACCACCCCGGTCGAGCGGGTGATCAACCCGCGTGAGTGCCTGGACATCCCGTCCCAGCTCCCCGGCGTCGTCACCGTCACCGCGCTCGGCGCCAAGGGCCTGAAGGCCTCGTACTCCAACTACGGCCTCGGCATGGTCGACATCTCCGCCCCGGGCGGCGACTCGACGGCCTTCCAGAAGCCGGACGCCCCCGCCACCGACGGCCGGATCCTCTCCACGCTGCCGGGCGGCAAGTACGGCTACAAGGCCGGTACGTCGATGGCCTCGCCGCATGTCGCGGGCGTCGTCGCGCTGATCAAGTCGAAGCACCCGCACGCTTCGGCGGCGCAGGTGAAGGCGCTGCTCTACGCGGAGGCCGACGACACGGCCTGCACCAACCCGTACGACATCAACGGCGACGGCACGGTCGACGCGGTGTGCGAGGGCGGCAAGCGCAACAACGGCTTCTACGGAACGGGTGTCGCCGACGCCCTGGACGCGGTTCGCCGGTAA
- a CDS encoding DUF485 domain-containing protein, translated as MATDAPSPPGGLDTSPAQPTTEAFVEVQESAEFGELRRTYRSFAFPLTVAFIAWYLLYVLLSNYAGGFMGTKLIGNINVALVFGLSQFATTFLIAWLYARYASTKLDAKAEAIKSRMEADA; from the coding sequence GTGGCTACCGATGCACCGTCGCCCCCGGGCGGTCTGGACACCAGCCCCGCTCAACCCACGACAGAGGCGTTCGTCGAGGTGCAGGAGAGTGCGGAATTCGGCGAACTGCGCCGCACCTACCGCTCCTTCGCCTTCCCCCTGACCGTCGCTTTCATCGCCTGGTACCTGCTGTACGTCCTGCTGTCCAACTACGCTGGCGGCTTCATGGGCACGAAGCTCATCGGCAATATCAACGTCGCCCTCGTCTTCGGACTCTCCCAGTTCGCCACCACCTTCCTCATCGCCTGGCTGTATGCGCGTTACGCCTCCACGAAGCTCGACGCGAAGGCCGAGGCGATCAAGTCCCGTATGGAGGCCGACGCATGA
- a CDS encoding solute symporter family protein produces the protein MSAAYAAYPTVQFAAGGGASEHRPLIITLFACFVVATLFITVWAGRQTKSASDFYAGGRQFTGFQNGLAVSGDYMSAASFLGIAGAIALFGYDGFLYSVGFLVAWLVALLLVAEPLRNSGRYTMGDVLAYRMRQRPVRTAAGTSTIVVSIFYLLAQMAGAGVLVSLLLGITSDAGKIGIVALVGVLMIVYVTIGGMKGTTWVQMVKAVLLIAGTVLITFLILLKFNFNLSDLLGSAAKNSGKGSAFLEPGLKYGATGTSKLDFISLGIALVLGTAGLPHILIRFYTVPTAKAARKSVIWAIGIIGAFYLMTIVLGFGAAALLKPGDIIASNKAGNTAAPLAALEIGGGAGSAGGSILLAVISAVAFATILAVVAGLTLASSSSFAHDIYANVIRRGKATEKEEVRAARWATVAIGVVSIALGALARDLNVAGLVALAFAVAASANLPTILYSLFWKRFTTQGALWSIYGGLTASVVLVLFSPVVSGKPTSMFKTVDFYWFPLENPGIVSIPLGFLLGWLGSLLSKEEADKVKYAELEVKSLTGIGAH, from the coding sequence ATGAGCGCCGCGTACGCCGCATATCCCACGGTCCAGTTCGCCGCCGGAGGAGGGGCGAGCGAGCACCGGCCGCTGATCATCACACTCTTCGCGTGCTTCGTCGTCGCGACCCTCTTCATCACCGTGTGGGCCGGCCGTCAGACCAAGAGCGCATCCGACTTCTACGCCGGCGGCCGCCAGTTCACCGGCTTCCAGAACGGCCTCGCGGTCTCCGGCGACTACATGTCCGCCGCCTCCTTCCTCGGTATCGCGGGCGCCATCGCCCTCTTCGGCTACGACGGCTTCCTGTACTCCGTCGGCTTCCTGGTCGCCTGGCTGGTCGCGCTGCTGCTGGTCGCCGAACCGCTGCGCAACTCCGGCCGCTACACAATGGGCGATGTCCTCGCCTACCGGATGCGCCAGCGACCGGTCCGCACCGCCGCCGGCACCTCCACCATCGTCGTCTCGATCTTCTATCTGCTGGCGCAGATGGCGGGCGCGGGCGTACTGGTCTCGCTGCTGCTCGGCATCACCAGCGACGCGGGCAAGATCGGGATCGTCGCGCTGGTCGGTGTACTGATGATCGTGTACGTGACCATCGGCGGTATGAAGGGCACCACCTGGGTGCAGATGGTCAAGGCCGTCCTGCTCATCGCGGGCACCGTGCTCATCACCTTCCTGATCCTGCTGAAGTTCAACTTCAACCTCTCGGACCTGCTCGGCTCGGCGGCGAAGAACAGCGGCAAGGGATCGGCGTTCCTGGAGCCCGGCCTCAAGTACGGCGCCACCGGCACCTCGAAGCTGGACTTCATCTCGCTCGGTATCGCGCTGGTCCTGGGCACCGCGGGTCTGCCGCACATCCTGATCCGCTTCTACACCGTGCCCACCGCCAAGGCCGCTCGTAAGTCGGTGATCTGGGCGATCGGCATCATCGGCGCCTTCTATCTGATGACGATCGTGCTCGGCTTCGGTGCCGCCGCGCTGCTCAAGCCCGGCGACATCATCGCCTCGAACAAGGCGGGCAACACGGCGGCTCCACTGGCAGCCCTGGAGATCGGCGGCGGAGCGGGATCCGCCGGGGGCTCGATTCTGCTGGCGGTGATCTCCGCGGTCGCCTTCGCCACCATCCTCGCGGTGGTCGCGGGCCTCACCCTGGCGTCCTCTTCGTCCTTCGCGCACGACATCTACGCGAACGTCATCCGCAGGGGCAAGGCCACCGAGAAGGAGGAGGTCCGCGCGGCCCGCTGGGCGACGGTCGCCATCGGCGTCGTCTCCATCGCGCTCGGAGCGCTCGCCCGTGATCTGAACGTGGCGGGCCTGGTCGCACTCGCCTTCGCCGTGGCCGCATCGGCGAATCTGCCGACGATCCTCTACAGCCTGTTCTGGAAGAGGTTCACCACACAGGGCGCCCTGTGGTCCATCTACGGCGGCCTGACCGCGTCGGTGGTGCTGGTGCTCTTCTCGCCGGTCGTCTCCGGCAAGCCCACCTCGATGTTCAAGACAGTGGACTTCTACTGGTTCCCGCTGGAGAACCCGGGCATCGTCTCGATCCCGCTGGGCTTCCTCCTCGGCTGGCTCGGCTCCCTCCTGTCGAAGGAAGAGGCCGACAAGGTCAAGTACGCGGAGCTCGAGGTCAAGTCCCTCACCGGGATCGGAGCACACTGA
- a CDS encoding VIT1/CCC1 transporter family protein — protein sequence MTDGPHDGPHDGPHDEAHGGALGARLNWLRAAVLGANDGVVSTAGLVVGVAGATGSRDTLLTAGLAGLLAGSMSMAVGEYVSVSTQRDSQKAALAVERRELREQPEEELDELTVLLMSRGLSQKVAREAAQQLTERDALRAHARVELGIDPDQLANPWHAAGASFLAFTVGALLPLLAIVLPPASMRLYVTVGSVLTALALTGWWSARLGAAAAGPAVLRNLGGGALAMAVTYGAGSLLGAAGV from the coding sequence GTGACTGACGGACCCCACGACGGACCCCACGACGGACCCCACGACGAAGCCCACGGCGGGGCCCTCGGCGCGCGGCTCAACTGGCTCCGCGCCGCGGTACTCGGCGCCAACGACGGCGTCGTCTCCACCGCGGGCCTCGTCGTCGGCGTCGCCGGAGCCACCGGCTCGCGCGACACCCTGCTCACCGCCGGACTGGCGGGACTACTGGCCGGCTCCATGTCGATGGCGGTCGGCGAGTACGTCTCCGTGTCCACGCAGCGCGACTCGCAGAAGGCGGCGCTGGCCGTGGAGCGACGCGAGCTGCGCGAACAGCCGGAGGAGGAACTCGATGAGCTGACCGTCCTGTTGATGTCCCGCGGCCTGTCCCAGAAAGTGGCACGGGAGGCGGCGCAGCAGCTCACCGAACGGGACGCACTGCGCGCCCACGCGCGCGTGGAGCTCGGCATCGACCCGGACCAACTGGCGAACCCCTGGCACGCGGCCGGCGCCAGCTTCCTGGCCTTCACGGTCGGCGCGCTGCTGCCGCTGCTGGCGATCGTCCTGCCGCCGGCGTCGATGCGGTTGTACGTCACCGTGGGATCGGTGCTCACGGCCCTGGCCCTGACGGGCTGGTGGAGCGCCCGCCTGGGCGCGGCGGCGGCGGGCCCTGCGGTGCTGAGGAACCTGGGCGGGGGAGCGCTGGCGATGGCGGTGACGTACGGGGCGGGGTCGCTGCTGGGCGCGGCGGGCGTCTGA
- a CDS encoding zinc-dependent alcohol dehydrogenase family protein: MRATVIHAPHDIRVEEVPDPAIQQPTDVVLGVLRACICGSDLWAYRGESARQPGQRIGHEFLGVVEEAGSAVSGFAPGDLVVAPFVWSDGTCDFCGEGLHTSCPQGGFWGSVGFDGGQGEAVRVPFADGTLVKLPAEAASDDRLLTALLALSDVMGTGHHAAVGAAVRAGSTVAVVGDGAVGLCGVLAAKRLGAERIIALGRHQVRTDIAKTFGATDVVAERGEAAVAAVRELTGGQGAHAVIEAVGTEQSMRTAVGITRDGGAIGYVGVPHGSGTGLDLGVMFDRNIALRGGVAPVRAYIPELLPDILDGTIDPSPVFDLSVGLDGVPAGYKAMDERTALKVIIKP; this comes from the coding sequence ATGCGCGCCACCGTCATCCACGCCCCGCACGACATCCGCGTGGAGGAGGTGCCCGATCCGGCGATCCAGCAGCCCACCGACGTGGTCCTGGGTGTCCTGCGCGCCTGCATCTGCGGCAGTGACCTGTGGGCGTACCGCGGCGAGTCCGCGCGCCAGCCGGGGCAGCGCATCGGACACGAGTTTCTCGGCGTGGTCGAGGAGGCCGGTTCCGCGGTCAGCGGCTTCGCGCCCGGCGATCTTGTCGTCGCTCCGTTCGTCTGGTCCGACGGCACCTGTGACTTCTGCGGCGAGGGCCTGCACACGTCCTGCCCGCAGGGCGGCTTCTGGGGCTCGGTCGGCTTCGACGGCGGTCAGGGCGAGGCCGTGCGCGTGCCCTTCGCCGACGGCACCCTCGTCAAGCTCCCGGCCGAAGCCGCATCCGACGACCGGCTGCTGACCGCGCTGCTCGCGCTCTCCGACGTCATGGGCACCGGACACCACGCCGCCGTGGGCGCCGCGGTGCGGGCCGGCTCCACGGTCGCGGTCGTCGGCGACGGGGCGGTCGGACTGTGCGGCGTGCTGGCTGCCAAGCGGCTCGGCGCCGAGCGGATCATCGCCCTCGGCCGCCACCAGGTGCGTACCGACATCGCGAAAACCTTCGGCGCCACCGATGTCGTCGCCGAGCGCGGCGAAGCGGCAGTCGCGGCAGTCCGCGAACTGACCGGCGGCCAGGGCGCGCACGCCGTGATCGAGGCCGTCGGCACCGAGCAGTCGATGCGCACGGCCGTCGGGATCACCCGCGACGGCGGCGCGATCGGCTACGTGGGCGTGCCCCACGGCAGCGGTACCGGTCTGGACCTCGGCGTGATGTTCGACCGGAACATCGCCCTGCGCGGTGGCGTCGCGCCCGTCCGCGCCTACATCCCCGAGCTGCTGCCCGACATTCTGGACGGCACGATCGACCCCTCGCCCGTCTTCGATCTGTCGGTCGGCCTCGACGGCGTCCCGGCCGGCTACAAGGCGATGGACGAGCGCACCGCGCTCAAGGTCATCATCAAGCCGTGA
- a CDS encoding lysoplasmalogenase yields the protein MSAVPQVGTAVAGRAASRDRIGRALLLSFLLAVGCDLACLGLGPDIGHQIAKPLLMPLLAAYAVTRGAPRTLVAALLLGWVGDVFLLGDADWAFLVGMGSFAAGHVCYLVLFRRTHTSTPLAAVYGTALVGTVALLWPDLPAELRIPVAGYSLLLTAMACRSSGLGPVAGAGGALFLLSDTLIATGVAEWPQPPVPDFWIMLTYCAAQLLLATGVLARVPQAYRESRTSV from the coding sequence GTGAGCGCGGTGCCGCAGGTCGGCACCGCCGTCGCGGGCCGTGCGGCGTCCCGTGATCGGATCGGCCGGGCCCTCCTCCTCTCCTTCCTCCTCGCCGTCGGCTGCGATCTGGCCTGCCTCGGCCTCGGCCCGGACATCGGGCACCAGATCGCCAAGCCCCTCCTCATGCCGCTGCTCGCGGCGTACGCCGTCACCCGCGGCGCGCCCCGGACGCTGGTCGCCGCACTGCTCCTCGGCTGGGTCGGCGACGTCTTCCTGCTCGGCGACGCGGACTGGGCCTTCCTCGTCGGCATGGGGTCGTTCGCCGCCGGACACGTCTGCTACCTGGTCCTCTTCCGACGTACACATACGTCCACACCGCTCGCGGCGGTGTACGGCACCGCCCTCGTCGGTACCGTCGCGCTGCTCTGGCCCGACCTCCCCGCCGAGCTGCGCATCCCGGTCGCCGGCTACTCGCTGCTGCTCACCGCCATGGCATGCCGCTCCAGCGGACTCGGCCCCGTCGCGGGCGCGGGCGGGGCGCTCTTTCTGCTCTCCGACACGCTGATCGCCACCGGCGTCGCCGAGTGGCCGCAACCGCCCGTGCCCGATTTCTGGATCATGCTCACCTACTGCGCGGCGCAGCTGCTGCTGGCCACTGGCGTGCTGGCGCGGGTTCCGCAGGCGTACCGTGAGAGTCGTACATCCGTATGA